From Nicotiana tabacum cultivar K326 chromosome 15, ASM71507v2, whole genome shotgun sequence, the proteins below share one genomic window:
- the LOC107789214 gene encoding protein FRIGIDA-like has protein sequence MENLAGPAATPTSTATKPQTADTTTPSPASPPAAPEEKDSKIPPPNPQLENLCKTMCGKGLRTYITSQLPLPEQENTLREQLPEALKLAPNAAKLVLSCMGDFYAKRGKDLNKDTQMISYREASALVLECFLLMGLDEIDEAVSKEAEQAAVIWRRRLVDERGIKKASEMDARGLLLLIGCFGIPQVFRNEDVRDLIRKSNIRGIKSALRRSNVLIEKIPEIIEGMVKHKMEVEAVDVAYTFGVEEKISPYTILSSFLHEFKESLKKRKWKSHGSHDVVNEANKRELSTMKSVIECLEAHNIDPSKLIPRFRISDRIESLEKKIARNDQRREKMVQNWKCDETGFSRRFDDRQAKRRRIAGSEQQRAVNHVYSQRPLLEGGTAGRFYGYSLSPPALPGPIAGSIADTVPGSLAASGGGVVMGRFGSGITRSTDNVLQAGSYAGFHGGMPIDGRAGQARSYNNKLYGWQGDASMHERSVSYNYEYGSPPPWQGSIGLPNTVPVGVGRQSSASDPYQLPNTVPGSAPYRNSGSYAVGAVPSVNHRSSYLYPRTYYP, from the exons ATGGAGAATCTGGCTGGTCCAGCCGCGACCCCAACCTCCACCGCCACCAAGCCTCAGACGGCTGACACCACCACCCCATCACCGGCGTCACCACCGGCAGCCCCCGAAGAAAAAGACTCAAAAATACCACCTCCAAATCCACAGCTCGAAAACCTCTGCAAGACGATGTGCGGCAAGGGACTTCGAACTTACATAACATCGCAACTCCCACTTCCAGAGCAAGAAAACACACTGCGCGAACAACTCCCAGAGGCATTAAAGCTTGCGCCCAACGCAGCAAAGCTTGTACTCAGCTGTATGGGAGACTTTTATGCCAAAAGGGGCAAAGATCTTAATAAGGATACGCAGATGATTTCCTATAGGGAAGCATCCGCATTGGTTTTGGAGTGCTTTTTATTAATGGGTTTGGACGAAATTGATGAAGCAGTCTCAAAAGAAGCTGAACAAGCAGCGGTTATATGGAGAAGAAGGTTGGTTGATGAACGAGGTATAAAAAAGGCGAGTGAAATGGACGCGCGGGGGCTGTTATTGCTTATTGGGTGTTTTGGGATTCCACAAGTTTTTAGGAATGAGGATGTTAGGGACTTGATTCGGAAGAGTAACATCAGGGGGATTAAAAGTGCACTTAGGAGATCAAATGTGCTCATCGAAAAGATTCCAG AAATAATAGAGGGCATGGTGAAGCATAAGATGGAAGTTGAGGCTGTTGATGTTGCTTATACTTTTGGCGTTGAGGAAAAGATTAGCCCTTACACAATTTTGTCATCGTTTTTACATGAATTTAAAGAATCGCTGAAGAAAAGGAAATGGAAATCGCATGGTTCACATGATGTTGTG AATGAAGCAAACAAGAGGGAATTGTCTACTATGAAATCTGTCATCGAATGTTTGGAAGCCCATAACATTGATCCCTCAAAGCTTATTCCACGGTTTCGTATCAGTGACAGAATTGAGAGCTTGGAGAAAAAAATAGCTAGGAATGATCAAAGAAGGGAGAAGATGGTGCAGAATTGGAAATGTGATGAAACGGGGTTTTCTAGAAGGTTCGATGACAGACAAGCAAAGCGCAGACGTATTGCAGGTTCGGAACAGCAAAGAGCTGTTAATCACGTCTATAGCCAGAGACCCTTGTTAGAAGGTGGAACTGCCGGCCGCTTTTATGGTTATTCTTTGTCACCACCAGCATTGCCTGGACCTATTGCTGGCTCGATAGCTGATACTGTTCCTGGCTCACTAGCTGCAAGTGGGGGAGGTGTGGTTATGGGTAGATTTGGTTCAGGTATAACAAGAAGCACGGATAATGTTCTACAAGCTGGCTCATATGCTGGATTTCATGGAGGGATGCCGATTGATGGTAGAGCCGGGCAAGCAAGAAGTTATAACAATAAATTATATGGATGGCAAGGGGATGCATCCATGCACGAGAGGTCGGTCTCTTACAACTATGAATATGGGTCACCACCACCGTGGCAAGGCTCTATAGGGTTGCCAAACACTGTTCCTGTTGGTGTCGGTCGCCAGAGCTCTGCTTCTGATCCTTATCAGTTGCCCAATACTGTTCCAGGAAGTGCACCGTATCGGAACAGCGGTTCATATGCAGTAGGTGCTGTTCCCTCTGTTAACCATCGTTCTTCCTACTTGTACCCAAGGACATATTATCCCTAA
- the LOC107789213 gene encoding inositol polyphosphate multikinase alpha, translating into MLKVPPHQVAGHEAVNGKLGPLVDESGRFYKPLQGDERGSNEVAFYISLSTNSGIPEHIQRFFPTFYGTQLIEASDGSGLKPHLVLEDLARGQVNPSIMDVKIGSRTWAPEASQKYIEKCLKKDRESSSLPLGFRISGLQIFRSKGLGFWKPGKKAAQKLSTEEVKLVLRRFVSSNTLNDLDLEPDCALASTVYGGSTGILSQLLELKAWFEDQTTYHFYSCSILVVFEKELALEGSNPGAQIKLIDFAHVYEGRGVIDHNFLGGLCSLIKFISEILTAPNECKTEVSAKDGQKNLINTDNGVVADQENFVNSGNGVVADQENLINSGNGVVADQKNLTSTDNGVS; encoded by the coding sequence ATGCTTAAGGTCCCTCCACATCAAGTTGCAGGACACGAAGCGGTCAATGGAAAGCTGGGGCCCCTCGTGGATGAATCGGGGCGCTTCTACAAGCCTTTGCAAGGCGATGAACGAGGGTCCAATGAGGTTGCATTCTATATTTCATTGTCTACTAATAGTGGGATCCCGGAACACATCCAAAGATTTTTCCCCACCTTTTATGGCACTCAACTCATAGAGGCATCTGATGGATCTGGCTTGAAGCCTCACTTGGTCTTGGAAGATCTTGCTCGAGGTCAAGTCAACCCGTCAATTATGGACGTTAAGATTGGTTCAAGAACCTGGGCACCTGAAGCATCCCAGAAATACATCGAGAAGTGCTTAAAAAAGGATCGAGAATCATCAAGCCTTCCATTAGGATTCAGGATATCGGGGTTGCAAATCTTTAGAAGCAAAGGATTAGGGTTCTGGAAGCCGGGAAAGAAAGCTGCTCAGAAACTCTCTACAGAGGAAGTCAAGTTAGTCTTAAGAAGGTTTGTTTCCTCAAACACATTAAATGACTTGGATCTGGAACCAGACTGCGCTCTCGCGTCAACTGTGTACGGCGGCTCCACTGGCATTTTATCTCAGTTATTAGAGCTGAAAGCATGGTTTGAGGATCAAACTACATACCACTTCTATTCTTGCTCAATTCTGGTGGTCTTTGAAAAAGAGCTGGCATTGGAAGGAAGCAATCCAGGTGCTCAAATCAAGCTGATTGACTTTGCTCATGTTTACGAAGGACGTGGTGTcattgatcataacttcttgggGGGTCTCTGCTCATTGATAAAGTTCATTTCTGAAATTCTTACTGCTCCTAATGAGTGCAAAACAGAAGTCTCTGCAAAAGATGGTCAGAAGAATCTTATTAACACTGATAATGGCGTTGTCGCTGATCAGGAGAACTTTGTTAACTCTGGTAATGGCGTTGTCGCTGATCAGGAGAACCTTATTAACTCTGGTAATGGTGTTGTCGCGGATCAGAAGAACCTTACTAGCACTGATAATGGTGTTAGCTGA
- the LOC142169837 gene encoding uncharacterized protein LOC142169837 translates to MNACLSFNSNGSIIANLQVKLVLLEQVQEVQKLDEKLVKRVEEVQNERESDFTLKKHDTLFYKNRLCVPNDNELRKQILIEAHSSPYAMHPRGTKMYRTIKEHYWWSGMKKDIAEFISKCLVSPWNKIMKFGQKGKLSPRFIGPYEVLERVGPVAYKLDLPPELDKIHNVFHVSMLRRYRSDPSHVLPIESIEVNPDLTYGEEPIQILARELKELRNKSIPLVKVLWKKSFWRRSYLGARRGYASSISTFV, encoded by the exons ATGAATGCTTGTCTTTCATTTAATTCTAATGGTTCTATCATTGCTAATTTGCAAGTCAAACTAGTCTTACTTGAGCAGgtccaagaagtgcagaagttgGATGAGAAGCTTGTGAAACGGGTTGAAGAAGTCCAAAATGAAAGAGAATCAGATTTTACATTGAAGAAACATGAtaccttattttataaaaataggttatgtGTTCCTAATGATAATGAATTGAGGAAGCAGATCTTGATTGAAGCACATAGTTCgccttatgcaatgcatcctAGAGGTACTAAAATGTACCGGACCATCAAGGAGCACTACTGGTGGAGTggtatgaagaaagacattgcagAGTTCATTTCTAAATGCTTG GTTTCTCCATGGAACAAGATTATGAAATTTGGCCAAAAAGGTAAACTTAGTCCACGATTTATTGGACCTTATGAAGTGCTTGAGAGAGTTGGCCCAGTTGCTTATAAACTAGATCTTCCACCAGAGTTAGACAAGATCCACAACgtcttccatgtttctatgcttagAAGATACCGCTCAGATCCATCTCACGTTCTTCCTATTGAATCTATTGAGGTCAATCCTGATTTGACATACGGAGAAGAACCAATCCAAATCTTAGCGCGTGAGTTAAAGGAGCTTAGAAACAAGAGCATCCCCTTAGTGAAAGTTCTTTGGAAAAAATCATTCTGGCGAAGAAGCTACCTGGGAGCGAGAAGAGGATATGCGAGTTCAATATCCACATTTGTTTAG